The following proteins come from a genomic window of Henningerozyma blattae CBS 6284 chromosome 4, complete genome:
- the TBLA0D01030 gene encoding uncharacterized protein (similar to Saccharomyces cerevisiae YOR285W; ancestral locus Anc_8.746) gives MWSRVVEAWNGSAATQAATATQAATATTAAYKRFSFQDVQQLVASKPANTFILDVRERSEYSTGHVPGAYNMPFNSYPEALKFDGEQFNATFGFPKPATSANMLFLCQSGARAAKARDVAEKLGYANASVYPGSTNDWVGQGGKTVQ, from the coding sequence atgtGGAGTAGAGTCGTCGAAGCATGGAACGGTAGTGCTGCTACTCAAGCTGCTACTGCTACTCAAGCTGCTACTGCTACAACAGCAGCTTACAAGCGTTTTTCTTTCCAAGATGTTCAACAATTGGTGGCTTCTAAGCCTGCTAATACCTTTATTTTAGATGTTCGTGAACGTTCCGAATATTCTACAGGTCACGTCCCGGGTGCCTACAATATGCCTTTCAATTCATACCCAGAAGCTTTGAAATTCGATGGTGAACAATTCAATGCTACTTTTGGATTCCCTAAGCCAGCTACCTCCGCTAATATGTTGTTCTTATGCCAATCTGGTGCTCGTGCCGCAAAAGCAAGAGATGTAGCAGAAAAATTAGGGTATGCTAATGCTTCTGTATATCCAGGCTCCACTAATGACTGGGTCGGTCAAGGTGGTAAGACTGTtcaataa
- the MPD1 gene encoding protein disulfide isomerase MPD1 (similar to Saccharomyces cerevisiae MPD1 (YOR288C); ancestral locus Anc_8.750), whose protein sequence is MKKFNLIFTISWALFNSLLIYGQNFYDSNPNIIELNSRTFDRVIHHTNYTTLVEFYAPWCGYCQKLKPILEKTAKQLNGIVQIAAINCDLDMNKQLCGQESIEGFPTLKVFRPPKINFNVKPEDRVDFKTHASEVYIGERKVSPMIDFMISRIKSYVKRVQNIKNLRNLICKKDKEQELKVVYFSKNEKVSSVFKTLAIDFLGKVKFYHITNGVFKGFENDEVEINKSMKTYPNITKFLLELEKDQKDKNNSKNNRLVFFKAQEDKYLEYSGENFNKIDIESFIMKEFNITPTEGPLSKKVSI, encoded by the coding sequence atgaaaaaatttaaccTCATATTTACTATTTCATGGGcattattcaattctttgTTAATATATGGACAAAATTTCTATGATTCCAATCCAAATATCATTGAGTTAAATTCAAGAACTTTTGATAGAGTTATTCATCACACTAACTACACTACTTTGGTGGAATTTTATGCACCATGGTGTGGATATtgtcaaaaattaaaaccaATATTGGAAAAAACAGCTAAACAATTAAATGGTATAGTTCAAATTGCTGCAATAAATTGTGATCTTGATATGAATAAACAATTATGTGGCCAAGAATCAATTGAAGGTTTCCCTACTTTAAAAGTCTTTAGACCTcctaaaattaattttaatgtGAAACCTGAGGATAGGGTTGACTTTAAAACTCATGCCAGTGAAGTCTATATTGGCGAACGAAAAGTTTCACCAATGATTGATTTTATGATATCAAGAATCAAATCTTACGTAAAAAGAGTTCaaaacattaaaaatttaagaaacTTAATTTGCAAGAAAGATAAAGAACAAGAATTGAAAgttgtttatttttctaaaaatgaaaaagttTCAAGTGTATTTAAAACTCTGGCAATTGACTTTTTAGGAAAAGTAAAATTTTACCATATTACAAATGGAGTTTTTAAAggttttgaaaatgatgaagttgagattaataaatcaatgaaAACATACCCAAACATTACTAAATTTCTGcttgaattagaaaaagatcaaaaagataaaaacaATTCCAAAAACAATCGCCTGGTATTCTTCAAAGCTCAAgaagataaatatttagaataCTCGggtgaaaattttaataaaattgatattgaaagCTTTATTAtgaaagaatttaatataacACCAACAGAAGGTCCGCTAAGTAAAAAGGTgagtatataa
- the TBLA0D01040 gene encoding phosphoglycerate mutase (similar to Saccharomyces cerevisiae YOR283W; ancestral locus Anc_8.745) — protein MTQLTPKECYTNNKDSHIIRLFIIRHGQTDNNVEKILQGHRDTDLNETGLNQSNLLGKYLHQNNITFDSVASSDLKRCKQTSMCVLNGIQNPQTTLHKIPLKFYSALRERYMGVIEGMYIEDAEKYADKHGKGSFKDFGEQPDVFIERLSNQITELVESAGDNVKNMAIVSHGGAIRAMLDWFKYQSSNEVDADGKTRKIIVFNTSVTIVDYNKQKSTFEVQQVGMTQHLGDGTFVVSDLRLR, from the coding sequence ATGACCCAATTAACCCCTAAAGAATGttatacaaataataaggATTCCCATATCATCAGATTATTTATCATACGTCATGGGCAAACTGATAATAATGTAGAGAAAATCTTACAAGGCCATCGTGATACtgatttaaatgaaacagGGTTGAATCAAAGTAATCTTCTAGGTAAATATCTACACCAGAACAATATTACGTTTGATTCTGTTGCCTCCAGTGACTTGAAAAGATGTAAACAAACAAGTATGTGTGTGTTAAATGGTATCCAAAACCCACAGACTACTTTACACAAGATTCCATTGAAGTTTTACTCAGCTTTAAGAGAACGTTACATGGGTGTCATTGAAGGGATGTATATTGAAGATGCCGAAAAGTACGCTGATAAGCATGGTAAGGGATCTTTTAAGGATTTCGGTGAACAACCAGACGTTTTCATTGAAAGGTtatcaaatcaaattaCTGAATTGGTAGAATCTGCTGGGGATAACGTAAAGAATATGGCTATTGTGAGTCATGGTGGTGCTATCCGCGCCATGTTAGACTGGTTTAAATATCAGAGCAGTAATGAAGTTGATGCTGATGGTAAAACCCGTAAGATAATTGTATTTAACACCTCTGTTACAATTGTTGATTATAACAAACAAAAATCTACTTTTGAAGTCCAACAGGTCGGTATGACTCAACATTTGGGTGATGGTACCTTTGTCGTCAGTGATCTAAGGTTACGTTAA
- the ORA1 gene encoding oxidoreductase (similar to Saccharomyces cerevisiae YMR226C; ancestral locus Anc_8.752): protein MSFGSKAAERLADKVILITGASAGIGYATALEYMEASNGKAKLILVARRKEKLQSLKDLINKKFPSSKVHIDELDITKLETFKPFLEQLPSDFKDIDILINNAGKALGTEKVGEIDQKDIEGMFQTNVIGLISFTQTVLPIFKAKNSGDIVNIGSIAGRNAYPGGSIYCASKFAVRAFTQSLRAELTNTNIRVMEVAPGMVETEFSIVRYKGDEDSAKNVYKGITPLVAEDIAELIVFNTSRRSNTVIAEAVIFPSCQASAYHTYRE from the coding sequence atgtcGTTTGGATCAAAAGCTGCTGAAAGATTGGCTGATAAGGTAATCTTAATTACTGGTGCCTCTGCCGGCATTGGTTACGCTACTGCACTAGAATACATGGAAGCATCAAATGGTAAAgctaaattaattttggtCGCTAGAAGAAAGGAAAAATTGCAATCTTTAAAGGACTTaattaacaaaaaatttcCTTCTTCAAAAGTTCATATCgatgaattagatattACCAAGTTAGAGACTTTTAAACCATTTTTAGAACAATTACCATCtgattttaaagatattgatattttaatcaATAATGCTGGGAAGGCCTTAGGTACTGAAAAAGTTGGAGAAATAGAccaaaaagatattgaagGAATGTTTCAAACAAATGTTATTGGCTTAATCAGTTTTACTCAAACTGTTTTGCCAATCTTTAAAGCTAAAAATTCAGGTGATATAGTTAACATTGGCTCAATTGCAGGTAGAAATGCTTACCCAGGTGGTTCAATCTATTGTGCTTCCAAGTTCGCTGTTAGGGCTTTTACACAAAGTTTAAGAGCAGAATTAACAAATACCAACATAAGGGTAATGGAGGTAGCTCCAGGTATGGTCGAGACggaattttcaattgttaGATACAAAGGGGATGAAGATAGTGCTAAGAATGTCTATAAAGGTATAACTCCTTTGGTCGCCGAAGATATTGCAGAATTGATCGTTTTCAACACATCTAGAAGATCTAATACCGTCATTGCTGAAGCTGTCATCTTTCCAAGTTGCCAAGCATCTGCTTACCATACTTATAGAGAATAG
- the RRP36 gene encoding rRNA-processing protein RRP36 (similar to Saccharomyces cerevisiae YOR287C; ancestral locus Anc_8.748), whose amino-acid sequence MSFFFKNIKADANSEDDDNLNVQEDELEQILRNKKKFQHAEEDNDSSDDSDDGLKSISFGSIKSASEKLDKEERKERKNKKIKKRKRKVESDHEEDLVDFAEEEAKKNKFKEGRFNEEESSSDDDGTFFEEDDEEEENKRKKKRKAHKHAPKEESFKKKVHRIRDIPGLPSIYQTPKRVEDIRFDKSIGKSEHDMDIIRRRYKFLDEYREKELHDMEAILNDQKLVNKMDSEEVRRIEDTMRSMSSRLESVKNRDLERKIIKDYENEHFNNKNSKNKFYLKKTEKRKIINKWKFDNMKANQREKVMERKRKKQLGKEYKQFAFHRD is encoded by the coding sequence atgtctttcttttttaaaaatataaaagcTGATGCTAATTCAGAggatgatgataatttgAACGTCcaagaagatgaattagaacAAATATTGaggaacaaaaaaaaattccaacATGCAGAAGAAGATAATGATAGCAGTGATGATAGTGATGATGGCCTGAAAAGTATATCATTTGGGTCAATTAAGAGTGCATCTGAGAAATTGGATAAGgaagaaagaaaagaaagaaaaaacaagaaaatcaaaaagagaaaaagaaaggTTGAAAGCGATCATGAAGAAGACCTTGTTGATTTTGCTGAAGAAGAAGCCAAAAAGAATAAGTTCAAAGAGGGCAGATTTAATGAGGAAGAGAGTAGTAGTGATGATGACGGTacattttttgaagaagatgatgaggaggaagaaaataaacggaagaaaaagagaaaGGCACATAAACATGCACCAAAAGAAGAATCATTCAAGAAGAAGGTCCATAGAATACGAGATATCCCTGGATTACCAAGTATATATCAAACTCCCAAAAGAGTTGAGGATATTCGGTTTGATAAAAGTATCGGTAAGAGTGAACATGATATGGATATAATCCGTAGACGTTATAAATTCCTTGATGAATATAGAGAAAAGGAACTACATGATATGGAAGCTATATTAAATGATCAAAAGTTAGTAAATAAGATGGATTCTGAAGAAGTACGTAGAATTGAAGATACTATGCGTAGTATGTCTTCCAGATTAGAGAGTGTTAAAAATCGGGATCTTGAAAGAAAGATCATTAAAGATTATGAGAACGAACAttttaacaataaaaactctaaaaataaattttatttaaagaaaactgaaaagagaaagattattaacaaatggaaatttgataatatgaAAGCTAATCAAAGAGAAAAGGTCATGGAACGTAAACGTAAAAAGCAATTGGGTAAAGAATATAAGCAATTTGCCTTCCATAGAGATTAG
- the SNF2 gene encoding SWI/SNF catalytic subunit SNF2 (similar to Saccharomyces cerevisiae SNF2 (YOR290C); ancestral locus Anc_8.753): MNLEIPQRQFTKEEINRCYLRWQQLRNEHGANAQNVPEFVYFTKVLQAAAKQQQQQQQQQQQQQQQQQQQQQQQQPPPLQRPPPLQRLPQQPPQQPPQQPQPMPQPMPQPQRHHQQQQIQQNSNQLSNQQRLPQQHQIPMNQSPANQHAQIQNTSSPSSLSNQSQLNQMNGSNLNGNGNLQSRNNNIGQNYENQISPQQNNNVPLARSPMNNQIPQPQSQALVNKHIPGNTRRNSNASSPAFHNETIITQSQNQFQNRSSKPTPTQQQTATFPTQTPHNNNNMNIAPNQGTINIHDIPNSNIQKVSNAGSPQNQQQPQGHSGTPNKIFSVKQSILLRAQITALKCLANHQPVPTESQTILQQSINNPPDFKQILIALSEYVKYKQKNNLPTGNPNYNINPNSSQHQTQQPPQKGQTQSPVNIQRKTPVLNQAQLNGHPQSHSPFTQRKSPSIITEQSNSQNNRNNSFPPNISASTNTSKNDISNLDMNKKDTHMRSTEPLSQNSTSNSNINSDLSDATTTLTSDNSSINSLKTKNIKSSKKVTEKAISGNILYRTNGSDNYNDKSTKTTQSLANIPEDSEEKTNTLKQITEQKYANPVKAKPKKKIVSQLPPKIAQPMLLEDFQNANKTAMNIVNTDDFDAMVDSFSLPENLYSTIDYQQLFDPSYAANSMIQPGILPSGIDIHTSNEIYQTLVALNLDTAVDDCLQDLLDDTTDEEKKEDALFDYYALKLLPLQKAVRGHILQFEWYQNSLLLNTHPNFLAKIRNVNTQDALLTRDLYKRYEILKLEKKEKERKKNLEIITSSATKIYYHRTEHNNKRIKFGHKMISVHGTYEKEEQKRQERQAKERLQALKANDEEAYIKLLDQTKDTRITHLLKQTNSFLDSLTRAVKDQQIYTKEMIDSHTKEGSQDAEDANKQKIEESDNDDDDREKIDYYNVAHRIQEEIKVQPSILIGGTLKEYQLKGLQWMVSLFNNHLNGILADEMGLGKTIQTLSLLTFLYEVKKIHGPFLVLVPLSTITNWTNEFEKWAPTLRTITFKGTPIERKAKQAAIKAGDFDVVLTTFDYVIREKALLGKIKWVHMIIDEGHRMKNAQSKLSLTLNTYYHTDYRLILTGTPLQNNLPELWALLNFVLPKIFNSVKSFDDWFNTPFDNTGGQDKIELSEEETLLVIRRLHKVLRPFLLRRLKKDVEKGLPEKVEKVIKCKMSALQNVMYQQMLKHRRLFVAESAKKKIKGFNNQLMQLKKICNHPFVFETVEDEVNPSRETNANIWRVAGKFELLDRILPKLKATSHRVLIFFQMTQIMDIMEDYLRLAGTKYLRLDGQTKAEERSEMLHLFNDPNSEYFCFILSTRAGGLGLNLQTADTVIIFDTDWNPHQDLQAQDRAHRIGQKNEVRILRLITEHSVEEAILERAHKKLDIDGKVIQAGKFDNKSTSEEQEALLRSLLEAEEERKRKRNAGIEDEEIDDKELNELLCRGENELEIFTKIDEERAKNDLRAAYKTRLFDKSELPEIYSQDIDVELEKEKAENENLYMERGPRERKAKSYSDNMTEEQWLKQFEVSDGEDKVDIKDTAANESDIDLADNTVPSEDVTDLKDTIEPNYVKPITGGEKSDSDSQDGDFEEESKKRKAPKPRGRPKKLKLDENNVIHSTVPSDPDIPVKDDSKDTVPAHFAGKTSVKSIAASKSTKRKKKSSRGRGRPAKPGPATKGRPKRNKNGQEYLRNPENVSEPLDIRKDVAKNAQDLLTFAETYRNTDNRQLSEIFLDRPPKSVYPDYYLLIKYPIAFENIEKHIETLAYDTMVEVLEDFHLVFANARIYNYEGSIVYQDSIELEKVVFQKYEEITGSKSDIDFSKFDELFATKPLLINAINEVTSASDNTPVSTPIAEKDHEDNEQEL; encoded by the coding sequence ATGAATTTAGAAATTCCACAACGCCAATTCACCAAGGAAGAAATTAACAGATGCTATTTAAGATGGCAGCAGTTAAGAAATGAACATGGTGCTAACGCTCAAAACGTGCCagaatttgtttattttacaaaagTCTTGCAGGCTGCTGCAaagcaacagcaacagcaacagcaacagcaacagcaacaacagcaacaacaacaacaacaacaacaacaacaacagccACCGCCACTGCAACGGCCACCACCACTGCAACGGCTACCGCAACAGCCACCGCAACAGCCACCGCAACAGCCACAACCTATGCCACAACCTATGCCACAACCACAGCGTCATCACCAACAGCAACAAATACAACAGAATTCTAATCAATTATCTAATCAACAACGATTACCTCAACAACATCAAATACCTATGAATCAATCTCCCGCCAACCAGCACgctcaaattcaaaatacaAGCTCtccatcatcattatcaaacCAGAGTCAATTGAACCAAATGAATGGCTCCAACTTAAATGGAAATGGAAATTTACAgtcaagaaataataatataggACAGAACTATGAGAACCAAATCTCGCCACagcaaaataataatgttcCATTAGCAAGATCACCGATGAACAACCAAATACCTCAACCTCAATCACAAGCTTTGGTTAATAAACATATTCCAGGAAATACTCGGAGGAATTCCAATGCCAGTAGCCCAGCATTTCATAATGAAACCATAATTACTCAGAGtcaaaatcaatttcaaaatcgCTCATCGAAACCAACCCCTACTCAACAACAAACTGCAACCTTCCCAACTCAAACTCcacataataataacaatatgaATATTGCACCAAATCAAGGCACTATCAATATCCATGATATTCCAAACagtaatattcaaaaagtTAGTAATGCTGGATCACCTCAGAACCAACAACAACCACAAGGCCATTCAGGCACACCAAATAAGATTTTCTCAGTCAAGCAATCTATCTTATTAAGAGCTCAAATTACTGCGTTAAAATGCTTGGCAAACCATCAACCAGTTCCGACTGAAAGTCAAACAATTTTACAACAGTCAATAAACAACCCTCCGGACTTTAAGCAAATATTGATAGCTCTAAGTGAATATGTTAaatacaaacaaaaaaataatttaccaaCTGGAAACCCAAACTACAACATAAATCCGAATTCAAGCCAACATCAAACACAACAACCACCGCAGAAAGGACAAACACAATCACCTGTTAATATTCAAAGAAAAACCCCTGTACTAAATCAAGCTCAACTCAATGGGCATCCTCAAAGTCACAGCCCCTTTACCCAAAGAAAATCCCCTTCTATAATTACGGAACAATCGAACTCCCAGAACAATAGAAACAATTCTTTTCCCCCAAACATATCTGCTTCAACGAATACCtcaaaaaatgatatttctaatttagaTATGAATAAGAAGGACACTCATATGAGGAGTACAGAACCACTTTCTCAAAACTCTACTTCTAATTCTAACATTAATTCTGACTTAAGTGACGCTACAACAACCTTAACTAGTGACAATTCATCCATAAATTCattgaaaacaaaaaacataaaatcCTCTAAAAAAGTAACTGAAAAAGCAATATCTGGCAATATATTATACCGTACGAATGGATCAGATAATTACAATGATAAATCTACTAAAACTACTCAATCATTAGCAAACATACCAGAAGATTCAGAAGAAAAAACTAATACATTGAAACAAATTACAGAGCAAAAATATGCTAATCCCGTTAAAGCAAAACCTAAGAAGAAAATTGTAAGCCAATTACCACCTAAAATCGCACAGCCCATGCTACTTGaagattttcaaaatgCAAATAAGACTGCAATGAACATCGTTAATACTGACGATTTCGATGCAATGGttgattcattttcattacctgaaaatttatattctaCTATTGATTATCAACAATTGTTTGATCCAAGTTATGCTGCAAATTCAATGATCCAACCTGGCATATTACCGTCAGGAATCGATATACATActtcaaatgaaatttatcaaaCTTTGGTTGCCCTTAACTTAGATACTGCAGTTGATGATTGCTTACAAGACCTTTTGGACGACACTACcgatgaagaaaaaaaggaagATGCACTTTTCGATTATTACGCATTAAAGCTTCTTCCCCTTCAAAAAGCAGTTCGTGGCcatattttacaatttgaATGGTATCAAAATTCGTTATTGCTAAACACTCATCCAAACTTCTTGGCTAAAATACGAAATGTGAATACTCAAGATGCTTTACTAACTCGAGATTTATATAAGCGCTATGAAATTTTGAAGCTAgagaagaaagaaaaagaaaggaagaaaaatttagaaatcaTAACATCTTCTGcaacaaaaatttattaccatCGAACCgaacataataataagcGTATTAAATTCGGCCATAAAATGATATCTGTTCATGGGACTTATGAAAAGGAAGAACAAAAAAGACAGGAAAGACAAGCCAAAGAGCGTTTACAAGCATTAAAGGCTAATGATGAAGAGgcatatattaaattattagatcaAACTAAAGATACAAGAATTACCCATCTTTTGAAACAGACAAATTCATTTTTGGATTCACTAACCAGGGCTGTGAAAGACCAACAAATTTATACTAAAGAGATGATTGACTCACATACTAAAGAGGGGTCACAAGATGCCGAAGATgcaaataaacaaaaaatagaagaatctgataatgatgatgatgatcGAGAAAAGATTGACTATTATAATGTAGCACACAGAATtcaagaagaaattaaagtaCAACCTAGTATTCTTATTGGAGGTACCTTAAAGGAATATCAGTTAAAAGGTTTACAATGGATGGTCTCTCTATTtaataatcatttgaaCGGTATTTTGGCAGATGAAATGGGTTTGGGTAAAACTATTCAAACTCTTTCTCTGTTAACTTTTTTATATGAAGTGAAGAAAATCCATGGTCCATTTTTAGTTCTTGTTCCATTATCTACTATCACTAATTGGACAAATGAATTTGAGAAATGGGCTCCGACTTTGAGAACAATTACATTTAAAGGTACACCAATTGAACGTAAAGCAAAACAAGCTGCCATTAAAGCTGGTGATTTTGATGTTGTTTTAACTACATTTGATTATGTTATACGTGAAAAGGCTTTACTgggaaaaataaaatgggTTCATATGATAATTGATGAAGGCCACAGAATGAAAAATGCACAATCTAAATTGTCACTAACCTTAAATACATATTATCATACTGATTATAGACTAATTTTAACCGGTACGCCGTTACAGAATAACTTACCAGAATTATGGGCACTGCTAAATTTTGTACTACCTAAAATCTTCAATTCTGTTAAGTCATTTGACGATTGGTTCAATACTCCATTTGATAATACAGGTGGCCAAGATAAGATAGAATTAAGTGAAGAGGAGACACTTTTGGTTATTAGAAGATTACATAAGGTCTTAAGACCATTTTTACTACGTCGTTTAAAGAAGGATGTGGAAAAAGGGTTGCCAGAAAAAGTAGAAAAAGTTATAAAATGTAAAATGAGTGCCCTTCAAAATGTTATGTACCAGCAAATGTTAAAACATCGTAGACTATTCGTTGCTGAATCAgccaaaaagaaaatcaaaGGGTTTAATAACCAACTGATgcaattaaagaaaatttgtAATCACCCTTTTGTCTTTGAAACGGTAGAAGATGAGGTTAATCCTTCGAGAGAAACTAACGCAAATATTTGGAGAGTCGCAGGTAAATTCGAGCTATTAGATAGAATTTTGCCTAAATTAAAAGCTACTAGTCACAGAGTgctgatattttttcaaatgacCCAAATAATGGATATTATGGAAGATTATTTAAGATTAGCAGGTACGAAGTATTTAAGATTGGATGGGCAAACTAAAGCCGAAGAACGTAGTGAAATGCTTCACTTGTTCAATGATCCTAATTCTGAATATttctgttttattttatctaCTAGAGCTGGTGGGTTAGGTCTAAATTTGCAAACCGCCGATACAGtcataatttttgataCAGATTGGAATCCACATCAAGATCTTCAAGCACAAGATAGAGCCCACAGAATTGGTCAAAAGAATGAAGTCAGAATTTTAAGACTGATTACAGAACACTCTGTTGAGGAGGCTATCTTGGAACGAGCTCACAAGAAATTAGATATCGATGGTAAAGTTATTCAAGCGGgtaaatttgataataaatctacATCAGAGGAACAAGAAGCGTTACTAAGATCACTTTTAGAagctgaagaagaaagaaagaGGAAAAGAAATGCTGGTATAGAGGACGAGgaaattgatgataaaGAACTAAACGAGCTGTTATGCAGGGGTGAAAATGAACTTGAAATATTCACGAAGATCGATGAAGAGCGTGCTAAGAATGATTTACGGGCAGCGTACAAGACtagattatttgataaaagCGAACTTCCAGAAATATACTCACAGGATATCGACGTTGAGTTAGAGAAAGAAAAAgctgaaaatgaaaatctATATATGGAACGTGGTCCAAGAGAACGTAAAGCAAAGTCTTATAGTGACAACATGACAGAAGAACAATGGCTTAAACAGTTTGAAGTCAGCGACGGGGAAGATAAAGTGGACATTAAAGACACAGCTGCTAATGAGTCTGATATAGATCTTGCAGATAATACTGTACCTTCAGAAGATGTTACAGATCTTAAAGATACGATCGAACCTAACTATGTTAAACCTATTACTGGTGGAGAAAAGTCAGATTCGGATTCTCAAGATGGtgattttgaagaagaaagcAAAAAGAGAAAGGCTCCTAAACCTAGGGGGCGTCCAAAGAAGTTAAAACTGGATGAAAACAATGTTATTCATTCTACTGTTCCATCAGATCCAGATATTCCTGTCAAAGATGATTCAAAAGATACTGTTCCTGCACATTTTGCGGGCAAAACATCAGTAAAATCTATTGCAGCTTCAAAGTCAACTAAacgtaaaaaaaaatcttctCGTGGCCGTGGAAGACCAGCAAAGCCTGGCCCTGCTACCAAAGGACGTCCAaagagaaataaaaatggtcaagaatatttaagaaatccTGAGAATGTGTCTGAGCCGCTAGACATAAGAAAAGATGTAGCTAAAAACGCTcaagatttattaacatTTGCAGAAACATATAGAAATACAGATAATAGGCAACTGTCTGagatatttttagataGACCTCCTAAATCAGTTTATCCAGATTACTATTTATTGATTAAATATCCAATTGcgtttgaaaatattgaaaaacatATTGAAACATTGGCGTATGACACGATGGTTGAAGTACTAGAGGATTTTCATTTGGTCTTTGCAAATGCTCGTATTTACAATTACGAAGGATCTATCGTGTATCAAGATTCCATAGAACTCGAGAAAGTAGTATTTCAGAAATACGAAGAGATTACTGGTTCAAAATCAGACATAGATTTCTCAAAgtttgatgaattattcGCAACAAAACCTCTACTCATCAATGCTATTAATGAAGTTACATCAGCATCTGATAATACACCTGTCTCTACTCCAATTGCGGAAAAAGACCACGAAGATAATGAACAAGAactctaa